In Falco cherrug isolate bFalChe1 chromosome 2, bFalChe1.pri, whole genome shotgun sequence, the following are encoded in one genomic region:
- the LOC102046027 gene encoding regucalcin-like, whose protein sequence is MFLIVAENSSRTHWTSAGKGIPTQVLQYFPQQTMSSSIKIESVVKEKNRMGECPVWEERESALIYVDINSQKVCRWSPVTNEVQSVSVDARVGSVALRQCGGYVIALGTRFAFLDWDTQVVTTILELEQDKPNNRFNDGKVDPKGRFFAGTMAEETAPGVRASRQGALYTLFPDHSVIKQLDQVDISNGLDWSLDHRTFFHIDSLAYAVHAFSYDVHTGKIACPKLLYRLEKEEQMPDGMCIDAEGKLWVACIDGGRVIRIDPETGKRIQTVRLPTPRITSCCFGGKDYSEMYVTSAYDGLDEATLAKEPHAGEIFKITGLGVKGIPQNFYAA, encoded by the exons ATGTTTTTAATTGTCGCTGAAAACAGCAGCCGGACTCATTGGACCAGCGCTGGAAAAGGGATACCAACCCAGGTCTTGCAATATTTTCCTCAGCAG ACCATGTCCTCCTCCATCAAAATTGAATCTGTTGTGAAGGAGAAGAACAGGATGGGAGAGTGCCCCGTCTGGGAAGAACGGGAGAGCGCGCTCATCTACGTAGACATTAACTCACAGAAAGTTTGCCGCTGGAGCCCAGTCACCAATGAGGTGCAGAGTGTGTCTGTGG ATGCCCGTGTCGGCTCAGTGGCACTGCGACAGTGCGGGGGCTATGTCATCGCCCTGGGAACCAGGTTTGCCTTTCTGGACTGGGACACCCAGGTGGTCACCACCATCCTTGAGCTTGAGCAGGATAAGCCCAACAACAGGTTCAATGATGGGAAAGTGGATCCAAAGGGGAGGTTTTTTGCTG GTACAATGGCTGAAGAGACGGCACCAGGGGTCCGAGCGAGCCGGCAAGGCGCTCTCTATACCCTTTTCCCTGACCATTCAGTAATAAAACAGTTAGACCAGGTGGACATCTCCAATGGTCTGGACTGGTCCCTGGACCACAGGACCTTCTTTCACATTGACAGCCTGGCATATGCTGTGCATGCCTTCAGCTATGATGTGCACACTGGAAAGATTG cctgcccaAAACTTTTGTACCGTCTAGAAAAGGAGGAGCAAATGCCCGACGGGATGTGCATAGATGCAGAAGGGAAGCTCTGGGTGGCCTGTATCGATGGTGGGAGAGTCATTCGCATAGACCCAGAGACAG gaaaaagaATCCAAACCGTGAGGCTGCCTACTCCGAGGATCACCTCTTGCTGCTTTGGTGGAAAAGACTACTCAGAAATGTATGTGACTTCTGCATACGATGGACTGGATGAGGCCACCTTAGCCAAGGAACCTCACGCAGGAGAGATCTTCAAG ataaCAGGCCTGGGTGTGAAAGGGATCCCACAGAATTTCTATGCTGCTTGA